The Halorientalis sp. IM1011 genome window below encodes:
- a CDS encoding bacterio-opsin activator domain-containing protein, with product MNTTGGIDSASILFVGEAAWLERVVETFADRTGATIGTVATKAAALDRIRDAPPDCVVVAYELPNETGIDLLRDIDQERERLPVVLGAQSGSESVASEAIGAGVTDYVAVPDRTASVGETFLERTERAVLAAGRRATQRDRARQFDAIFDDARTATWVLDPDGSLVRANRTARELIDTDTDRLVGRPFWTLPWWPESDGTAEDVRRIVETALDGRYGNAVVVRSAAGDESRVVDLSVRPVTNDRGEIVSIVAEGVDVTERVDLERDLRASEELHRVTLNNMTDTILITDEAGEYTYVCPNVHFIFGYTAEEIHEMGSIDELLGEDLFDREALEREGVLKNIECTATDSAGREHTLLVNVREVDIQDGSLLYSCRDITKRKQREAALTTLQETARDLLYAETHREIAQGIVDDAPNVLDLDASAVYLFDAEANHLEPAAYSGRMESLNGPLPTVHADGTTLPSHCFLENEPLWFDDVHESDRLDNRATDLRSAIYVPLGDHGVFVAGSETVGAVDEITRELADLLAATAEAALDRVRRESKLREQDRTLQRQNEQLTRLNRINETIREIDRAVVRAETREEIYHAVCERLVDDRYGLAWIGTTDPADGTLDPQARAGDGRGYLDGRTFDASGAGTEPAERTAATGSVTNVSNVASGLREEAWRKDALTRDYLSVLSIPLVYNDLSHGVLTVYAETQDAFDETARAVLEELGETIAAALSAIERKNALLTTAVTRVEFAVEDPSFVMSRLARETGCTLSYEGGLRQSAEGSHVFVTVEGADPAAVESAATELAAVDDVQRISTNENGGILRLGLARPFFALDLADHGAVCREVVAEPTGTTLVVDVPESVEVQNVAGLVRDLFSEVELRAKQTLDHAGEYDFYAKFLDDVTERQLEVVQTAYYSGFFESPRESTGEDVAAALDISPPAFYQHSRTVQRKLFAALFDDDNLSVAAPQQRFNN from the coding sequence ATGAACACGACAGGAGGGATCGATTCGGCATCGATTCTGTTCGTCGGGGAGGCGGCGTGGCTCGAGCGAGTCGTCGAGACCTTCGCGGACCGGACCGGGGCCACCATCGGGACCGTCGCCACGAAGGCCGCGGCGCTCGACCGGATTCGCGACGCGCCGCCCGACTGCGTCGTCGTTGCGTACGAACTCCCAAACGAGACGGGGATCGACCTGCTCCGGGACATCGATCAGGAGCGGGAGCGGCTCCCCGTCGTGCTGGGCGCGCAATCGGGAAGCGAGTCGGTGGCGAGCGAGGCGATCGGTGCCGGTGTCACGGACTACGTGGCGGTTCCGGACCGGACGGCGTCGGTGGGCGAGACGTTTCTGGAGCGAACGGAGCGAGCGGTGCTGGCTGCGGGACGAAGGGCGACCCAGCGTGACCGGGCCAGACAGTTCGACGCCATCTTCGACGACGCGCGGACGGCGACGTGGGTGCTCGATCCCGACGGATCGCTCGTGCGGGCCAACCGGACGGCCCGGGAGCTGATCGACACGGACACGGACCGGCTCGTCGGCCGGCCGTTCTGGACGCTCCCGTGGTGGCCGGAGAGCGACGGTACAGCCGAGGACGTGCGCCGGATCGTCGAGACGGCACTGGACGGCCGCTACGGAAACGCCGTCGTGGTGCGGTCGGCGGCCGGTGACGAATCGCGGGTCGTCGACCTCTCGGTTCGGCCGGTCACGAACGATCGGGGGGAGATCGTCTCGATCGTCGCGGAAGGCGTCGACGTGACCGAGCGCGTCGACCTCGAACGCGATCTCCGGGCGTCCGAGGAACTCCATCGAGTCACCCTCAACAACATGACCGACACGATCCTCATCACGGACGAGGCGGGTGAGTACACCTACGTCTGCCCGAACGTCCACTTCATCTTCGGCTACACGGCCGAGGAGATCCACGAGATGGGATCGATCGACGAACTGCTCGGCGAGGACCTCTTCGACAGGGAGGCCCTCGAACGCGAGGGCGTCCTGAAAAACATCGAGTGTACCGCGACGGACAGCGCCGGCCGTGAGCACACGCTCCTGGTCAACGTCCGCGAGGTCGATATTCAGGACGGAAGCTTGCTCTACAGCTGTCGGGACATCACGAAGCGCAAGCAGCGCGAGGCTGCCCTGACGACGCTCCAGGAGACGGCGCGTGATCTCCTGTACGCCGAGACCCACCGGGAGATCGCACAGGGTATCGTCGACGACGCGCCGAACGTGCTCGATCTGGACGCGAGCGCGGTATATCTGTTCGACGCCGAGGCGAACCACCTCGAACCAGCGGCGTACTCGGGACGGATGGAGTCACTCAACGGGCCGCTCCCGACCGTGCACGCCGACGGGACGACGCTGCCGAGCCACTGTTTCCTCGAAAACGAGCCGCTGTGGTTCGACGACGTCCACGAGTCCGACCGGTTGGACAACCGGGCGACCGATCTCCGGAGTGCGATCTACGTCCCGCTGGGCGATCACGGTGTGTTCGTGGCCGGTTCGGAGACGGTCGGCGCTGTCGACGAGATCACTCGCGAACTGGCCGATCTGCTCGCCGCGACCGCCGAGGCCGCGCTCGACCGCGTCAGACGGGAGTCGAAGCTCCGCGAGCAGGACCGCACGCTCCAGCGACAGAACGAGCAACTCACCAGACTGAACCGGATCAACGAGACGATCCGGGAGATCGATCGCGCCGTCGTCCGGGCGGAGACCCGCGAGGAGATCTACCACGCCGTCTGTGAACGGCTCGTCGACGACCGCTACGGTCTCGCCTGGATCGGGACGACCGATCCGGCCGACGGGACGCTCGACCCACAGGCCCGGGCGGGCGACGGCCGGGGCTACCTCGACGGACGGACCTTCGACGCGTCCGGCGCGGGCACGGAACCCGCGGAGCGAACCGCGGCGACGGGATCGGTGACGAACGTCTCGAACGTCGCCAGCGGCCTCCGCGAGGAGGCGTGGCGCAAGGACGCACTGACCCGCGATTACCTCTCCGTGCTGAGCATCCCGCTGGTCTACAACGACCTCTCACACGGGGTGTTGACGGTCTACGCCGAGACGCAGGACGCGTTCGACGAGACAGCGCGTGCGGTGCTGGAGGAACTCGGCGAGACCATCGCGGCCGCACTGAGTGCGATCGAGCGCAAGAACGCCCTGCTGACGACCGCCGTCACGCGAGTCGAGTTCGCCGTCGAGGACCCCTCGTTCGTCATGTCACGCCTCGCACGCGAGACCGGGTGTACGCTCTCCTACGAGGGCGGCCTCCGGCAGTCCGCCGAGGGGAGTCACGTGTTCGTGACCGTCGAGGGAGCCGACCCGGCTGCCGTCGAGTCGGCCGCGACGGAACTGGCCGCCGTCGACGACGTCCAGCGGATCAGCACGAACGAGAACGGCGGCATCCTCCGACTCGGTCTGGCTCGCCCGTTCTTCGCGCTGGATCTGGCCGATCACGGCGCCGTCTGTCGTGAGGTGGTCGCCGAACCGACGGGGACGACGCTCGTGGTCGACGTCCCGGAGAGCGTCGAGGTCCAGAACGTCGCCGGACTCGTTCGAGACCTGTTCTCCGAGGTCGAACTCCGGGCGAAACAGACGCTCGACCACGCCGGCGAGTACGACTTCTACGCGAAGTTCCTCGACGACGTGACCGAACGCCAACTCGAAGTCGTCCAGACGGCCTACTACAGCGGCTTCTTCGAGTCCCCCCGCGAGAGTACCGGCGAAGACGTCGCCGCAGCGCTCGATATCTCCCCACCAGCGTTCTACCAGCACTCCCGAACCGTTCAGCGGAAACTGTTCGCCGCACTGTTCGACGACGACAACCTCTCCGTGGCCGCGCCACAGCAACGGTTCAATAACTAA
- the priS gene encoding DNA primase small subunit PriS produces the protein MEERTQAYLRGRFGDYYRRADITPPPDANEREWGYIPWTSGPGTTMVRHKSLLDLGDIESFLERERPRHVYFSAGRYEAPSAGSMSEKNWRSSDLVFDLDADHLPSVTLGEDSYAEMLAKCKDALRRLLDFLEDDFGFDDLTIAFSGGRGYHVHVRDPGIQELESDARREIVDYVRGIGMEFDAVIDAEAVGGDVGRKSPAHNEYLPTDGGWGRRIHERLLAEFEEIRAMEEAAAVERLQEYDGVGEKKARAAWTIAQDRFVEIERGNLSAHPVVKNFAERIASSVVGEDDAPIDEPVTTDTNRLIRLPGTLHGGSGLAVRRIDRDALDDFDPLVDAVPETFVGHEISVEVTEGGAVELLGDSFTLSEGEHSVPEHVGVFLMARGRAEKGPE, from the coding sequence ATGGAGGAGCGAACGCAGGCGTATCTGCGTGGGCGGTTCGGCGACTACTACCGCCGCGCCGACATCACGCCGCCGCCGGACGCCAACGAGCGCGAGTGGGGCTACATCCCCTGGACCTCGGGGCCGGGGACGACGATGGTCCGGCACAAATCCCTGCTCGATCTCGGGGACATCGAATCCTTCCTCGAACGCGAGCGCCCGCGACACGTCTACTTCTCGGCCGGCCGCTACGAGGCCCCCAGCGCCGGGTCGATGAGCGAGAAGAACTGGCGCTCCTCCGATCTCGTCTTCGATCTCGACGCCGACCACCTCCCCTCGGTGACGCTCGGCGAGGACTCCTACGCCGAGATGCTGGCGAAGTGCAAGGACGCCCTCCGTCGCCTGCTGGATTTCCTCGAAGACGACTTCGGCTTCGATGACCTGACGATCGCGTTCTCGGGCGGCCGGGGCTACCACGTCCACGTCCGCGATCCGGGCATCCAGGAACTGGAGAGCGACGCGCGACGGGAGATCGTCGACTACGTTCGCGGGATCGGCATGGAGTTCGACGCCGTGATCGACGCGGAGGCAGTCGGCGGCGACGTGGGCCGGAAGAGCCCGGCACACAACGAGTACCTCCCCACGGACGGCGGGTGGGGGCGCCGGATCCACGAGCGCCTCCTCGCGGAGTTCGAGGAGATCCGGGCCATGGAGGAAGCGGCCGCCGTCGAGCGCTTACAGGAGTACGACGGCGTGGGCGAGAAGAAGGCCCGCGCGGCCTGGACGATTGCACAGGATCGGTTCGTTGAGATCGAGCGCGGCAACCTCTCGGCCCACCCCGTCGTCAAGAACTTCGCGGAGCGGATCGCCTCGTCGGTCGTAGGAGAAGACGACGCGCCCATCGACGAGCCGGTGACGACGGACACGAACCGGCTGATTCGCCTGCCCGGGACGCTCCACGGCGGGAGCGGGCTGGCGGTCAGACGGATCGACCGCGACGCCCTGGACGACTTCGATCCGCTGGTCGACGCGGTGCCCGAGACCTTCGTCGGCCACGAGATTTCCGTGGAAGTGACGGAGGGCGGGGCGGTCGAACTCCTGGGCGATAGTTTTACACTCTCGGAGGGAGAGCATTCCGTCCCAGAGCACGTCGGCGTGTTCCTCATGGCCCGGGGACGCGCCGAGAAGGGGCCGGAATAG
- a CDS encoding DUF502 domain-containing protein, translating to MALPQEADRIERMSPRQRLRSAFLTGFAMTIPLIVTLLVVGFAVNILTNTVNPLVGLVDATFGTGQLPDIVTEALLITAALVFILAIGIVAEQNPTGGSVEETVNQVIFRIPGVGSLYRSFDEMSELLMNSDTESFQEVKLVEFPDRDSYAVAFVTADTPDAIETATEHDGMTTLYLPMAPNPVMGGHVIHVPNDRVFDVDMSVEQGVQSIVTSGVAVEDMDAPSADGTEATAEGQ from the coding sequence ATGGCGCTGCCCCAAGAGGCGGACCGGATCGAGCGGATGTCACCGCGTCAGCGACTTCGGAGCGCGTTCCTCACCGGGTTCGCGATGACCATCCCGCTCATCGTGACGCTGCTCGTCGTCGGGTTCGCAGTGAACATCCTCACCAACACCGTGAATCCGCTGGTCGGTCTCGTCGACGCGACGTTCGGCACCGGCCAGTTGCCCGATATCGTGACCGAGGCGCTCCTCATCACCGCCGCCCTCGTGTTTATCCTCGCGATCGGGATCGTCGCCGAGCAGAACCCCACCGGCGGCTCCGTCGAGGAGACTGTCAATCAGGTTATCTTCCGGATCCCCGGCGTCGGTTCGCTGTACCGGAGTTTCGACGAGATGAGCGAACTCCTGATGAACAGCGACACCGAGAGTTTTCAAGAGGTGAAACTCGTCGAGTTCCCCGACCGGGACTCCTACGCGGTCGCGTTCGTCACCGCGGACACGCCCGACGCCATCGAGACCGCGACCGAACACGACGGGATGACGACGCTGTACCTGCCGATGGCCCCTAATCCCGTGATGGGCGGGCACGTCATCCACGTCCCGAACGACCGCGTGTTCGACGTGGACATGAGCGTCGAGCAGGGCGTCCAGTCCATCGTGACCAGCGGCGTCGCAGTCGAGGACATGGACGCCCCGTCGGCAGACGGGACCGAAGCGACCGCGGAGGGCCAGTGA
- a CDS encoding ABC transporter ATP-binding protein: MPAAIETEALTKAYGDVTALSNLDLSIPQGTVYGFLGPNGAGKTTTMRILTTLTAPSSGDAWIEGDHVADRDAVVEHVGYLPEQPPVYDELTAREQLSYLADLRDLGDAERDRIDPLLERVGLLGDADAPIRTYSKGMRQKTALAGTVLGDPDVLFLDEPTSGLDPRAARTVRDLLAELADQGRTVFLSTHVLPVVEELADRVGVLNEGRLVAEGTPTELQHRAETGAERGLEDAFLDLTAELGHPGEAALED, translated from the coding sequence ATGCCCGCCGCCATCGAGACGGAGGCGTTGACCAAGGCCTACGGTGACGTGACGGCCCTGTCGAACCTCGACCTCTCGATCCCACAGGGAACCGTCTACGGGTTTCTCGGCCCGAACGGCGCGGGCAAGACCACGACCATGCGGATCCTGACGACGCTGACCGCCCCCAGTAGCGGCGACGCCTGGATCGAGGGCGACCACGTCGCCGACCGGGACGCGGTCGTCGAGCACGTGGGCTATCTGCCCGAGCAACCGCCGGTGTACGACGAGTTGACTGCCCGCGAACAGCTCTCCTATCTCGCGGATCTGCGCGACCTCGGTGACGCCGAACGCGACCGGATCGACCCGCTGCTGGAGCGGGTCGGCCTGCTCGGGGACGCCGACGCCCCGATCCGCACCTACTCGAAGGGGATGCGCCAGAAGACCGCGCTGGCGGGCACAGTACTGGGCGACCCCGACGTGCTCTTTCTGGACGAACCGACCAGCGGACTCGACCCGCGGGCCGCCCGCACGGTCAGGGATCTGCTCGCCGAGTTGGCCGACCAGGGGCGGACGGTCTTTCTCTCGACGCACGTCCTCCCGGTCGTGGAGGAACTGGCCGACCGCGTAGGCGTCCTCAACGAGGGGCGACTCGTCGCCGAGGGGACGCCGACCGAACTACAGCACCGCGCCGAGACCGGGGCCGAACGGGGACTGGAGGACGCGTTCCTCGATCTGACAGCCGAACTGGGCCACCCGGGCGAGGCCGCCCTGGAGGACTGA
- a CDS encoding rubrerythrin-like domain-containing protein: protein MRDTESTSSEETPYECFECGNVIVATDNPGSCPECGGSMRNRLMPLE from the coding sequence ATGCGAGATACAGAATCCACGTCGAGCGAAGAGACGCCGTACGAATGTTTCGAGTGCGGGAACGTGATCGTCGCGACAGACAATCCCGGTAGCTGTCCGGAGTGTGGCGGCTCGATGCGAAATCGCCTGATGCCACTGGAATAA
- a CDS encoding N-acetyltransferase has product MSATVESRVVDAGEDAYVDDAWALKESIRQEEGVLRQRRGFFRDAYRRSTVYLFLERGPVDTERLIGFAAVRRDGYILFLAVADRYRGEGFGERLVARVADAHSSVTCHARTTNEPAIGFYRHLGFEVKRRIDNYYEDGGDAYYLKLGTGGGITERLQKLLG; this is encoded by the coding sequence GTGAGCGCCACAGTCGAGAGCCGGGTGGTGGACGCCGGGGAGGACGCCTACGTGGACGACGCCTGGGCGCTGAAAGAATCCATCCGACAGGAGGAAGGAGTCCTCCGCCAGCGTCGCGGCTTCTTCCGGGACGCCTACCGACGGTCGACGGTCTATCTCTTCCTGGAGCGCGGCCCCGTCGACACCGAGCGACTGATCGGATTCGCCGCCGTCCGCCGCGACGGGTACATCCTGTTTCTGGCCGTCGCCGACCGCTACCGCGGGGAAGGCTTCGGCGAACGCCTCGTCGCCCGCGTCGCCGACGCCCACTCCTCGGTCACCTGCCACGCCCGCACCACCAACGAACCAGCCATCGGCTTCTACCGCCACCTCGGCTTCGAGGTCAAACGCCGCATCGACAACTACTACGAGGACGGCGGCGACGCCTACTACCTGAAACTCGGCACCGGCGGCGGGATCACGGAACGACTGCAGAAGTTGCTCGGGTGA
- a CDS encoding Glu/Leu/Phe/Val dehydrogenase: protein MSDEVNPFSSLQRQVEEAVQYVDVTEGMLQRLKSPERVLETNLTVEMDDGSTEVFTAYRSQFNGDRGPYKGGIRYHPDVNREEVKALSGWMAYKTAVAGVPLGGAKGGIVIDPSEYSESELERVTRSFATELRPLIGVDQDIPAPDVNTGQREMNWIKDTYETLENTTEPGVITGKAIENGGSEGRVEATGRSTVLAAREAFDYRDEDIADATVAVQGYGNAGWITAKLVEELGATVVAVSDSSGGIYDAAGLDPVAVKEHKRNTGSVVGYQGADDEISNDELLTLDVDLLVPAALGNVIDADLAGDVEADVISEAANGPITPDADDVLEGKDVIVIPDILANAGGVTVSYFEWVQNRQRFHWSEERVNDELESIIVDQFWNLVDAYESHDLPSFRVAAYVIALQRIDDAAEEFGPWP from the coding sequence ATGTCCGACGAAGTAAACCCGTTCTCGTCGTTACAGAGGCAGGTCGAAGAGGCTGTACAGTACGTCGACGTGACAGAGGGGATGCTCCAGCGGCTCAAGAGCCCCGAGCGCGTTCTGGAGACGAACCTCACCGTCGAGATGGACGACGGGTCCACCGAGGTGTTCACCGCCTACCGGTCGCAATTCAACGGCGACCGCGGACCCTACAAGGGCGGCATCCGGTACCACCCGGACGTCAACCGGGAGGAGGTCAAGGCGCTGTCGGGCTGGATGGCGTACAAGACCGCCGTCGCCGGCGTGCCCCTCGGGGGTGCCAAAGGCGGCATCGTGATCGACCCCAGCGAGTACTCCGAGTCCGAACTCGAACGGGTCACGCGGTCGTTCGCGACGGAACTGCGCCCGCTCATCGGCGTCGATCAGGACATCCCCGCGCCGGACGTCAACACCGGCCAGCGGGAGATGAACTGGATCAAAGACACCTACGAGACCCTCGAAAACACCACGGAACCCGGCGTCATCACCGGCAAAGCCATCGAGAACGGCGGGAGCGAGGGTCGTGTCGAGGCGACCGGGCGCTCGACCGTCCTGGCCGCCCGCGAGGCGTTCGACTACCGCGACGAAGACATCGCGGACGCCACGGTCGCCGTCCAGGGCTACGGCAACGCGGGCTGGATCACGGCGAAACTCGTCGAGGAACTGGGCGCCACCGTCGTCGCCGTCTCGGACTCCAGCGGCGGGATCTACGACGCGGCGGGGCTGGACCCGGTCGCCGTCAAAGAGCACAAGCGCAACACCGGCAGCGTCGTGGGCTATCAGGGGGCCGACGACGAGATCAGCAACGATGAACTGCTCACGCTCGACGTCGATCTGCTGGTGCCAGCGGCGCTCGGGAACGTGATCGACGCGGACCTCGCGGGCGACGTCGAGGCCGACGTCATCTCCGAGGCGGCGAACGGGCCGATCACGCCGGACGCCGACGACGTGCTCGAGGGGAAAGACGTGATCGTGATCCCCGACATCCTCGCGAACGCGGGCGGGGTCACCGTCTCCTATTTCGAGTGGGTCCAGAACCGCCAGCGGTTCCACTGGTCCGAGGAACGCGTCAACGACGAACTCGAGAGCATCATCGTCGACCAGTTCTGGAACCTCGTCGACGCGTACGAGAGCCACGACCTCCCCTCCTTCCGTGTCGCCGCCTACGTCATCGCTCTCCAGCGGATCGACGACGCGGCCGAGGAGTTCGGTCCCTGGCCCTGA